From the genome of Mixophyes fleayi isolate aMixFle1 chromosome 2, aMixFle1.hap1, whole genome shotgun sequence, one region includes:
- the USPL1 gene encoding SUMO-specific isopeptidase USPL1 isoform X2 produces MTKISQWVSTMASETPGSTVSLVGQGSFLDKPSLHMVGYLGKNANAFETPPDGWCPVCKSKGHLQALKTYRINFTQSIFLCSNPQCIFPLGYTPLDNIIANTVDLKNPSPNKQKKRNISEVSPIHLPRVKRAKIDLPILGEYPPSIQSNWGESVPVLPPLACEVSPPRTSLQCCKAKDGDTRVQNVSETGNSFSSFTSVLREEPPVISTGSPSRDVSDPAEPLHANQGILQEGLLPTEVVEMGMKNDVFFQCENPNAVNIQKVSNTGHIGSSEDQKHLNSEIDDTGVSSRDPGALKNLTFSPVHVFKSPPLLQCNQLRSPVKESSPTEVSSPPCGVDVPDVGKDSVLESGLPQSCEILQNSVCEILESSLLQDTQSGQQVEAMGTVLNVGHRLSSAHGFIQETPTSKCESTVSSCLWHNKSDQEIKVNSLLDMYAPPTSSAGPVEENSIVNPAVSPLKHGVSEPSHFMQDGCEVTPASLPLQDILHVCPSQDNSLPTHTTSPVVKEDSIESSTVRELSQPKNLVEDIEKSQRGTATPSCTVLECHQPDGLSKDDHSLSCVSDISCMIVSVGEYSSDVTLANLSLPEPQERAQDCRASNSETTNRSRSLQVSLPDCRSEEKSLRNVPDSPVSDVKDKPTMNSAAVLLQANLLTELLDLVHDCQINNTGKPPDSLQDIQQVCPAEDKSLDVYGSSSVVKGNSIELVAAALNICHLSQPKDLVENIEKSQRETSSPSPLLEGHQSPDSLSKDDHSLSCVSDISFMTASVGEYSSDLNLANISLPEPQERAQDCWASNSETTNFSHHLQDSLPDCQSEEKSLRNVPGSPVSDVKDKPTVNSVAVLLQENRLTEVLDLVHDCQKNDTGKPSDSLQDIQSVCHSETTSLMGVSDPLCTTSVVKPDINADAATLLDRSLSNPQNMMQDCPTRHCVTSTPSVGIQEAHSLKDNSMIVIGGSTCDITAVMDDCDNENTTLLLLSDNHFLDSPMDSCESSVTAHSQTKHLLDQQFSPLRNTGAAIEGLGNVKPPLLSDCGLSVSKQDIKKPFHENPVLPDLLLDIQPEHRMEEPLAASPSPACEVPVSARQSSTEPVEQRDLLQEGQGKQYDKSKQNEVNEISSTVTNHSGLHDSGTLSETLSSETTLNADSLAQDESMNASTVESKQVPKTPGRRTFQNSQRRLQWKNKYSLCWLDCVLSALVQSEMLNNFVAKGDNNKELIHYLFAKYEEASTMLPQWDKRRKSGGTQKLDKCLNEVRMYIFDKLKPFLKCELGQKETPVFAFPLLLKLDPEIEELFMHTYTWNFKCEVCGYSCQERCQKTMTTFTKVVPDWRPLNAVHTAPCNKCQNADQRRALNLEKLHSVFMVHFVEGLPTNDLEEYSFHFNGHLYQIRTVIRYRYDHFSSWTANDDGSWLESDDLKGTFCRRHQKCRVRAEDIHVVMWEKSNAKTAGTENPPLSTTDHSELNASNQSISIQEENLCLSASTESPIQVAPAAKSVNLNMSNPLAGMEGYADDDIITLTLVEIPLDTTGNPVDFNPSDNCTARKEANQVLLVPQPAQLKVPINSLPLTQHSQRNGIFSPPILASSQPIPANSNAKTVPSVDCNVLQSPPPMLASPNAKTVPSVDCYVPQSPPPMLASPNAKTVPSVDCYVPQSPLPMLASPNAKTVPSVDCNVPQSPVIQNITKPGFNKQATPIATSTPFSQPYSTKKSIVGSWMNSLIIKDNSLLNGNLCGAKQKNPASKPCPPLKITDLSGASKTAQNFDGFRAKCVNKTANSVESPGFQSENGVSFNPPKEKTAPSLKTFLTPSSSSHLKPGNSGLNYGNLLKDRRPSSENRIRKLRLKLLKKLKAKKNELATLERMAKIQQSNSCSDQSDFLPQGSLNRREHLRGFLQELQEQIDNADNESVCTMSSSTSICSSPGDAEFFAELFSPSPMDNSANDSSYLEMLADGFAISTDQSQQTNGHNHPTDNNGSLQSTSGSNSCLKTSTLNRSTRDESFDLMSSSRLNEDTEYFPSFDYIF; encoded by the exons ATGACCAAAATAAGCCAATGGGTCTCCACAATGGCTTCAGAGACGCCAGGATCTACAGTGTCATTGGTTGGACAAGGGTCATTTTTAGATAAACCTTCACTCCACATGGTGGGGTACTTGGGAAAA AATGCCAACGCCTTTGAAACTCCTCCTGATGGATGGTGTCCAGTGTGTAAGTCCAAAGGCCATTTGCAAGCTCTCAAGACATACCGCATCAATTTTACTCAGTCAATATTCCTCTGCTCTAATCCACAG tgTATTTTTCCATTGGGATACACTCCCTTGGATAACATAATCGCAAACACTGTGGACTTGAAGAATCCGAGCCCAAACAAGCAAAAAAAGCGAAATATCTCGGAAGTGTCACCAATTCACCTCCCTCGTGTGAAGAGAGCAAAGATTGATTTGCCCATCCTCGGGGAATATCCTCCTTCTATCCAGTCTAATTGGGGTGAATCTGTGCCAGTTTTACCTCCCCTGGCATGTGAAGTTAGCCCTCCCAGAACCTCACTACAGTGTTGTAAGGCTAAGGACGGAGATACTCGAGTTCAAAATGTGTCAGAGACCGGAAATTCATTCAGCAGTTTTACTTCTGTTCTACGTGAGGAGCCTCCAGTCATATCTACTGGATCACCAAGCCGGGATGTGTCTGACCCAGCCGAGCCACTGCATGCAAATCAGGGTATTCTTCAAGAAGGCCTACTGCCAACTGAAGTGGTAGAAATGGGCATGAAAAATGATGTTTTCTTCCAATGTGAGAACCCAAATGCAGTGAACATACAAAAGGTATCAAATACTGGCCACATAGGGAGCAGCGAAGATCAGAAACACTTAAATTCAGAAATTGACGACACTGGGGTTTCAAGTAGAGATCCAGGTGCCCTGAAGAATTTAACATTCAGTCCAGTTCATGTGTTTAAATCACCACCTCTGTTGCAGTGCAACCAGCTAAGGTCCCCAGTGAAGGAGAGTTCACCCACGGAGGTGTCCAGCCCACCGTGCGGTGTTGATGTGCCAGATGTAGGAAAGGATTCGGTTTTGGAATCTGGATTACCACAGTCCTGTGAAATTCTCCAGAACAGCGTTTGTGAAATATTAGAGTCATCTTTGTTACAGGACACCCAGTCTGGACAGCAAGTGGAAGCCATGGGCACTGTGCTAAACGTTGGCCACAGGTTGTCTTCAGCTCATGGATTCATACAGGAGACACCGACAAGTAAATGTGAGAGTACTGTATCTTCTTGTTTGTGGCATAATAAGTCTGACCAGGAGATAAAGGTAAATTCCTTGCTGGATATGTATGCACCACCAACTTCTTCAGCAGGTCCTGTGGAAGAGAACAGTATTGTAAACCCAGCTGTCTCACCATTAAAGCATGGGGTATCGGAACCTTCTCATTTCATGCAAGATGGCTGTGAAGTGACTCCTGCATCTCTGCCATTGCAGGATATTCTGCATGTTTGCCCATCGCAAGATAATTCTTTGCCCACTCACACTACATCTCCTGTTGTAAAAGAGGATAGTATAGAATCTTCAACAGTCCGGGAATTGTCACAACCGAAAAATTTGGTTGAGGACATTGAGAAAAGTCAGCGTGGAACAGCCACTCCATCTTGCACCGTACTGGAGTGTCATCAGCCTGATGGCTTGTCCAAAGATGACCATTCATTGTCCTGTGTGAGTGACATATCTTGTATGATAGTTTCTGTTGGAGAATATAGCTCTGATGTAACCTTGGCAAATCTATCATTGCCAGAACCACAAGAGAGAGCACAGGACTGTCGGGCAAGTAATTCTGAAACTACCAACCGCTCTCGTTCTTTGCAGGTTAGTCTGCCTGACTGTCGGTCAGAAGAGAAGTCCTTGAGGAACGTGCCTGACAGCCCAGTGTCTGATGTAAAAGACAAGCCCACGATGAACTCTGCAGCAGTGTTATTGCAGGCAAATCTATTGACTGAACTACTAGATTTAGTCCATGATTGTCAGATAAATAACACAGGCAAACCACCTGACTCTTTACAGGATATTCAGCAGGTGTGCCCTGCAGAAGATAAGTCTTTGGATGTGTACGGGTCATCTTCTGTTGTGAAAGGTAATAGTATAGAACTCGTAGCAGCAGCTTTAAATATCTGCCACTTGTCACAACCAAAAGATTTGGTGGAGAATATTGAGAAAAGTCAGCGTGAAACATCCTCTCCATCTCCCTTACTGGAGGGTCATCAGTCGCCTGATAGCTTGTCCAAAGACGACCATTCGTTGTCCTGTGTGAGTGACATATCTTTTATGACGGCTTCTGTTGGAGAATATAGCTCTGATTTAAACTTGGCAAATATATCATTGCCAGAACCGCAAGAGAGAGCCCAGGACTGTTGGGCAAGTAATTCTGAAACTACCAATTTCTCTCATCATTTGCAGGATAGTCTGCCTGACTGTCAGTCAGAAGAAAAGTCCTTGAGGAATGTGCCTGGCAGCCCAGTGTCTGATGTAAAAGACAAGCCCACAGTGAACTCTGTAGCAGTATTATTGCAGGAAAATAGGTTGACTGAAGTACTAGATTTAGTCCATGATTGTCAGAAAAATGACACAGGCAAACCATCTGACTCTTTACAGGATATTCAGTCTGTCTGCCACTCAGAGACTACTTCCTTGATGGGTGTGAGTGACCCCCTTTGCACTACATCAGTTGTGAAACCTGACATTAATGCAGATGCTGCAACATTATTAGACCGTTCTCTGTCAAATCCACAAAACATGATGCAGGACTGTCCGACACGTCATTGTGTAACGAGCACACCGTCTGTAGGCATTCAGGAGGCACATTCTTTGAAAGATAATTCCATGATTGTCATCGGTGGTTCCACATGTGACATAACTGCAGTAATGGATGATTGTGATAATGAGAATACAACATTACTCTTGTTGTCAGATAATCATTTCTTGGACAGTCCGATGGACAGTTGTGAAAGTAGTGTCACAGCTCATTcccaaacaaaacatttgttagACCAGCAGTTCAGTCCCTTACGTAATACAGGTGCTGCTATAGAAGGTCTTGGCAATGTAAAACCTCCTCTCTTATCAGACTGTGGTTTGTCGGTGTCCAAGCAGGATATTAAGAAACCTTTTCATGAAAACCCAGTCTTACCTGACTTGTTACTGGACATTCAGCCCGAACACCGGATGGAAGAGCCCCTAGCAGCATCCCCTAGTCCTGCATGTGAAGTGCCTGTTTCTGCGAGACAATCGAGCACAGAACCAGTAGAACAACGGGATTTGTTGCAGGAAGGCCAAGGTAAACAATATGATAAATCGAAGCAGAATGAGGTGAATGAAATATCCAGCACTGTAACCAATCACAGTGGCCTTCATGACAGCGGCACATTGTCAGAAACTCTTTCTTCAGAAACCACGTTAAACGCTGACAGTTTAGCACAAGATGAATCGATGAATGCATCAACTGTGGAATCTAAACAGGTTCCTAAAACACCCGGACGAAGAACCTTCCAAAATAGCCAGAGACGTCTACAGTGGAAGAACAAATATTCCTTATGCTGGTTAGATTGCGTATTATCAGCCCTAGTCCAGTCTGAGATGCTCAACAACTTTGTGGCTAAGGGTGATAACAACAAGGAGTTGATTCACTATCTTTTCGCAAAATATGAGGAAGCCAGCACAATGCTACCACAATGGGACAAGAGAAGGAAATCAg GAGGGACACAGAAGCTGGATAAATGTCTGAATGAAGTCAGAATGTACATCTTTGATAAACTAAAGCCGTTTTTGAAGTGTGAATTGG GACAGAAAGAGACTCCAGTCTTTGCCTTTCCTTTACTTCTGAAACTGGACCCAGAGATTGAAGAACTCTTCATGCACACTTATACGTGGAACTTTAAATGCGAGGTCTGTGGATATAGTTGCCAAGAGAG ATGCCAGAAAACAATGACTACTTTCACAAAGGTAGTCCCAGATTGGCGGCCTCTGAATGCTGTGCACACGGCTCCGTGCAACAAGTGTCAGAATGCAGATCAAAGACGGGCACTGAATTTGGAAAA gcTGCATTCTGTATTCATGGTTCACTTTGTGGAGGGTTTGCCAACCAATGATCTGGAGGAGTATTCCTTTCACTTTAATGGCCACTTATATCAAATAAGAACAGTAATCCGATATCGTTATGATCATTTTTCTTCTTGGACAGCAAATGATGATG GTTCCTGGCTAGAGTCTGATGACCTTAAAGGCACTTTTTGCAGAAGGCACCAAAAATGTAGAGTGCGTGCTGAGGACATTCATGTGGTTATGTGGGAAAAGAGTAATGCAAAGACTGCTGGAACAGAGAATCCACCGCTTAGTACAACAGATCATTCTGAGCTTAATGCATCAAATCAATCCATATCAATTCAAGAAGAAAACCTTTGTCTGTCTGCTTCTACTGAATCCCCCATACAAGTTGCTCCTGCAGCTAAGTCTGTTAACCTGAACATGTCCAACCCACTTGCTGGAATGGAGGGATATGCTGATGATGACATCATAACACTGACCCTTGTAGAAATCCCACTTGACACTACGGGCAATCCTGTTGATTTTAATCCATCAGATAATTGTACAGCTCGCAAAGAAGCAAACCAAGTATTATTAGTTCCCCAACCTGCTCAACTCAAAGTGCCCATTAATTCCTTGCCATTGACTCAACATAGCCAAAGGAATGGTATATTTTCACCACCCATCCTTGCCAGTTCACAACCCATCCCTGCCAATTCTAATGCTAAGACTGTTCCTTCTGTGGATTGTAATGTTCTTCAGAGTCCACCGCCCATGCTTGCCAGTCCTAATGCTAAGACTGTTCCTTCTGTGGATTGTTATGTTCCTCAGAGTCCACCGCCCATGCTTGCCAGTCCTAATGCTAAGACTGTTCCTTCTGTGGATTGTTATGTTCCTCAGAGTCCACTGCCCATGCTTGCCAGTCCTAATGCTAAGACTGTTCCTTCTGTGGATTGTAATGTTCCTCAGAGTCCTGTTATACAAAACATAACAAAGCCAGGTTTTAACAAGCAAGCTACACCCATTGCAACTAGCACCCCCTTTTCACAGCCCTATAGTACAAAGAAAAGCATAGTTGGCAGCTGGATGAATAGTTTGATAATTAAAGATAATTCTCTTCTAAATGGCAACCTCTGTGGTGCAAAGCAGAAAAATCCTGCAAGCAAACCTTGCCCCCCTCTGAAAATAACCGATCTAAGCGGTGCCTCCAAGACGGCTCAGAACTTTGATGGATTTCGAGCCAAATGTGTGAATAAAACTGCTAATTCGGTGGAATCCCCTGGATTCCAGTCAGAAAATGGGGTTTCTTTTAACCCTCCTAAAGAAAAGACTGCACCATCtcttaaaacatttttaacaccttCATCTTCAAGTCATTTAAAACCTGGAAACAGTGGGTTGAATTACGGCAACCTATTGAAGGATAGACGCCCATCCAGCGAGAATAGAATTCGAAAACTTAGACTGAAGCTACTAAAGAAGCTGAAAGCCAAGAAAAATGAACTGGCCACCTTAGAAAGGATGGCAAAAATACAACAGAGCAACTCTTGTAGCGATCAGTCTGACTTCCTTCCCCAAGGCAGTTTAAATCGGCGCGAGCATCTGCGTGGCTTTTTGCAGGAGCTCCAGGAACAGATAGACAATGCAGATAATGAATCTGTTTGCACAATGAGTTCCAGCACCTCTATATGCAGCAGTCCTGGAGATGCCGAGTTCTTTGCAGAACTTTTCTCACCGTCGCCCATGGACAACTCTGCAAACGACAGCAGCTATCTTGAGATGTTGGCTGATGGGTTTGCAATATCTACTGACCAGTCACAACAGACAAATGGCCATAACCACCCCACAGACAATAATGGCTCCTTGCAGTCTACCTCCGGAAGTAATTCCTGCCTCAAGACCAGCACACTTAACCGCTCCACCAGAGACGAGTCTTTTGATCTCATGTCATCTTCCAGGCTGAATGAGGACACTGAATACTTCCCTTCTTTTGATTATATTTTCTAG